A stretch of Janibacter endophyticus DNA encodes these proteins:
- a CDS encoding DEAD/DEAH box helicase produces the protein MTDTTEPTTTPEPVEPAADAAEVAPEATAPEAPQPTFADFDVHPDIVASLADAGIIHPFPIQAMTLPVALGGHDIIGQAKTGTGKTLGFGVPILNRVDVDTDDPRPQALAVAPTRELAVQVAADLERAGKRRGVKVLTVYGGRAYEPQIEALRKGVHVVVGTPGRLIDLAQQGHLNLSNARTVVLDEADEMLDLGFLPDVEKIMAMTPAGRHTMLFSATMPGAIVALARRYMNQPTHIRAMTEDGEDRQTVKAIEQFVYRAHAMDKVELLSRVLQAKDRGLTIIFSRTKRTAAKVADDLTERGFAAASIHGDLGQGAREQALRAFRNGKVDILVATDVAARGIDVNNVTHVVNYQCPDDEKTYVHRIGRTGRAGNTGIAVTLVDWDDMTKWAVINRQLDLGIPEPVETYSASPHLFSDLDIPEGAKGRLPRSQRTREGLDAEVIEDLGETGKSGGRRPQGDGGRGRSGGRDGGRGDGGPRREGGSARGSEGGSREGGDRPRRRRNRRRTTGGQTGQATSTEG, from the coding sequence ATGACTGACACGACCGAGCCCACGACCACGCCCGAGCCCGTCGAGCCCGCCGCCGACGCGGCCGAGGTCGCGCCCGAGGCGACCGCCCCCGAGGCCCCGCAGCCGACCTTCGCCGACTTCGACGTCCACCCCGACATCGTCGCCAGCCTCGCCGACGCCGGCATCATCCACCCCTTCCCGATCCAGGCGATGACGCTGCCGGTCGCCCTCGGCGGCCACGACATCATCGGCCAGGCCAAGACGGGCACCGGCAAGACGCTCGGCTTCGGCGTCCCGATCCTCAACCGGGTCGACGTCGACACCGACGACCCCCGCCCGCAGGCCCTCGCTGTCGCCCCGACCCGCGAGCTCGCCGTCCAGGTCGCCGCCGACCTCGAGCGGGCCGGCAAGCGCCGCGGCGTCAAGGTCCTCACGGTCTACGGCGGCCGGGCCTACGAGCCCCAGATCGAGGCGCTGCGCAAGGGCGTCCACGTCGTCGTCGGCACCCCGGGCCGCCTCATCGACCTCGCCCAGCAGGGCCACCTCAACCTGAGCAACGCGCGCACGGTCGTCCTCGACGAGGCCGACGAGATGCTCGACCTCGGCTTCCTCCCGGACGTCGAGAAGATCATGGCGATGACCCCCGCGGGCCGTCACACGATGCTCTTCTCCGCGACGATGCCGGGCGCGATCGTCGCCCTGGCCCGCCGCTACATGAACCAGCCGACCCACATCCGTGCGATGACGGAGGACGGCGAGGACCGCCAGACCGTCAAGGCGATCGAGCAGTTCGTCTACCGGGCGCACGCGATGGACAAGGTCGAGCTGCTCTCGCGCGTGCTGCAGGCCAAGGACCGCGGCCTGACGATCATCTTCAGCCGCACCAAGCGCACCGCCGCCAAGGTCGCTGACGACCTCACCGAGCGGGGCTTCGCGGCCGCGTCGATCCACGGCGACCTCGGCCAGGGCGCTCGCGAGCAGGCGCTGCGCGCCTTCCGCAACGGCAAGGTCGACATCCTCGTCGCGACCGACGTCGCCGCCCGCGGCATCGACGTCAACAACGTCACGCACGTCGTCAACTACCAGTGCCCCGACGACGAGAAGACCTACGTCCACCGCATCGGCCGCACCGGCCGCGCAGGCAACACCGGCATAGCGGTCACCCTCGTCGACTGGGACGACATGACGAAGTGGGCGGTCATCAACCGCCAGCTCGACCTCGGCATCCCCGAGCCGGTCGAGACCTACTCCGCCTCCCCGCACCTCTTCAGCGACCTCGACATCCCCGAGGGCGCCAAGGGTCGCCTCCCCCGCTCGCAGCGCACCCGCGAGGGCCTCGACGCGGAGGTTATCGAGGACCTCGGCGAGACCGGCAAGTCCGGTGGGCGTCGCCCGCAGGGCGACGGCGGTCGTGGCCGCTCCGGTGGTCGTGACGGCGGCCGGGGCGACGGGGGACCTCGTCGCGAGGGTGGGTCGGCCCGCGGCTCCGAGGGCGGCTCCCGCGAGGGTGGCGACCGCCCGCGCCGGCGGCGCAACCGGCGCCGGACGACCGGTGGCCAGACCGGCCAGGCGACCTCGACCGAGGGCTGA
- a CDS encoding ferritin-like fold-containing protein, translating into MSEQSSSGVGQQLGEREREGVIDLLGAIAYGMISGFTRLAADSELARDLRLKTAVAGMAVGEFQSYELLVGHIRELGADPVEAMSPFVEAFDSYHRRTAPHGLLEGLVKAYIGDGIAYDFYREISRFVDPESQEIIAQAAADKGRTDVIVDAVRGEIRANRHLAGPLALWGRRLMGEALTQGQVVATERDALVDLILGTSHSRPGADVGEMSAIMQRLTDAHQQRMARLGLAA; encoded by the coding sequence ATGAGCGAGCAGTCGTCGTCAGGGGTCGGGCAGCAGCTGGGCGAGCGGGAGCGCGAAGGGGTGATCGACCTCCTCGGCGCGATCGCGTACGGCATGATCTCGGGCTTCACCCGCCTCGCGGCGGACAGCGAGCTGGCGCGTGACCTGCGGCTCAAGACCGCTGTGGCGGGCATGGCGGTCGGGGAGTTCCAGAGCTACGAGCTGCTCGTCGGGCACATCCGCGAGCTCGGCGCCGACCCGGTCGAGGCGATGTCCCCCTTCGTCGAGGCCTTCGACTCCTACCACCGGCGCACGGCGCCGCACGGCCTGCTCGAGGGGCTTGTCAAGGCCTACATCGGGGACGGGATCGCCTACGACTTCTACCGCGAGATCTCGCGGTTCGTCGACCCGGAGTCGCAGGAGATCATCGCGCAGGCGGCTGCCGACAAGGGACGCACCGACGTCATCGTCGACGCCGTCCGCGGCGAGATCCGGGCCAACCGGCACCTCGCCGGACCGCTCGCGCTGTGGGGCCGCCGGCTCATGGGGGAGGCGCTCACCCAGGGCCAGGTCGTCGCGACCGAGCGGGACGCCCTCGTCGACCTCATCCTCGGTACGAGCCACTCGCGCCCGGGCGCCGACGTCGGTGAGATGAGCGCGATCATGCAGCGCCTCACCGACGCCCACCAGCAGCGGATGGCCCGGCTCGGCCTCGCCGCCTGA
- a CDS encoding GlsB/YeaQ/YmgE family stress response membrane protein: MISTIIGAIIGGLIIGALARLVLPGKQSISILVTIILGILGSLVGSWLVYQLGYDNENGGFEIIPFLAGIAVAAALIVGYGMATGRKQV, from the coding sequence GTGATCTCCACCATCATCGGCGCCATCATCGGCGGGCTGATCATCGGTGCCCTGGCTCGCCTCGTCCTGCCGGGCAAGCAGTCGATCTCGATCCTCGTGACGATCATCCTCGGCATCCTGGGCTCGCTCGTCGGGTCCTGGCTCGTCTATCAGCTCGGCTACGACAACGAGAACGGTGGCTTCGAGATCATCCCGTTCCTCGCGGGCATCGCCGTCGCCGCGGCGCTCATCGTCGGCTACGGCATGGCGACCGGCCGCAAGCAGGTCTGA
- a CDS encoding DUF3107 domain-containing protein gives MEVKIGVQNVAREIVIDASGSDSEIEAAVEAALKGESLDLRDEKGRRVIVPAGALGYIDLGEPSRGRVGFGA, from the coding sequence GTGGAGGTCAAGATCGGAGTCCAGAACGTCGCCCGAGAGATCGTCATCGACGCATCGGGCAGCGACAGCGAGATCGAGGCCGCCGTCGAGGCTGCTCTCAAGGGCGAGTCCCTCGACCTGCGCGACGAGAAGGGCCGGCGCGTCATCGTCCCCGCCGGAGCCCTCGGCTACATCGACCTCGGCGAGCCCTCGCGGGGTCGGGTCGGTTTCGGCGCCTGA
- a CDS encoding TetR/AcrR family transcriptional regulator — translation MTGSPQGVQRLPRAQRRAQLLEAAQTVFVRKGYHSAAMEDIAEEAGVSKPVLYQHFPGKLELYLALLESQCDRLETLVLDALENSSDHKDRVYRTIAAFFEFVGGEGEAFRLVFESDLTSDPQVRHRLDGLEAQVGDAISQRVAEDTGLPKEFADLLGITLVGMSQISARAWLARGSQIPREDAARAAGHLAWRGIGSFPTVATKRAVGEGQAETDAGA, via the coding sequence ATGACCGGCTCGCCCCAGGGGGTGCAGCGACTGCCCCGCGCCCAGCGCCGCGCGCAGCTCCTCGAGGCGGCACAGACCGTCTTCGTCCGCAAGGGCTACCACTCCGCGGCGATGGAGGACATCGCCGAGGAGGCGGGCGTCTCCAAGCCGGTGCTGTACCAGCACTTCCCGGGCAAGCTCGAGCTCTACCTCGCGCTCCTCGAGAGCCAGTGCGACCGGCTCGAGACCCTCGTCCTCGACGCGCTGGAGAACTCCAGCGACCACAAGGACCGGGTCTACCGGACCATCGCGGCCTTCTTCGAGTTCGTCGGCGGCGAGGGCGAGGCCTTCCGTCTCGTCTTCGAGTCCGACCTCACGAGCGACCCGCAGGTCCGCCACCGGCTCGACGGTCTCGAGGCCCAGGTCGGCGACGCGATCAGCCAGCGGGTCGCCGAGGACACCGGCCTGCCCAAGGAGTTCGCCGACCTGCTCGGCATCACCCTCGTCGGCATGTCGCAGATCTCGGCTCGCGCCTGGCTGGCCCGGGGCTCGCAGATCCCCCGGGAGGACGCCGCCCGCGCTGCCGGTCACCTCGCCTGGCGTGGCATCGGGTCCTTCCCGACCGTGGCCACCAAGCGGGCCGTGGGCGAGGGCCAGGCCGAGACCGACGCCGGCGCATGA